A genomic segment from Paenibacillus sp. FSL K6-1096 encodes:
- a CDS encoding thioesterase family protein, whose amino-acid sequence MNPHKPGWTSRWHSTSFRVRYEETDQMGVVYHANYLIWFESGRTEMFRELGFAYRTLEGHGLLLPVTSADLQFKSPARYDDLITVYARLTTFTALRVVYEYEVRRGPAGCEGQDRAAGELLVSGSTSHVWLNREWRPVRIDRAQPELFQSIVAALGEEEGGAV is encoded by the coding sequence ATGAATCCGCACAAGCCGGGATGGACCAGCCGCTGGCACAGTACATCCTTCCGTGTACGATATGAGGAGACCGATCAGATGGGCGTGGTCTATCATGCCAATTATCTGATCTGGTTCGAGAGCGGGCGCACCGAAATGTTCCGGGAGCTGGGCTTCGCCTACCGTACCCTGGAGGGCCACGGGCTGCTGCTGCCGGTCACCTCTGCAGATTTGCAATTTAAAAGCCCGGCGCGATATGATGATCTTATCACCGTGTATGCGCGGTTAACGACCTTCACGGCGCTGAGGGTTGTCTACGAATATGAAGTCCGCCGCGGGCCGGCGGGCTGTGAAGGGCAGGACAGAGCCGCCGGCGAGCTGCTGGTCAGCGGCTCCACGAGCCATGTGTGGCTGAACAGGGAGTGGAGGCCGGTGCGGATCGACAGGGCACAGCCTGAGCTGTTTCAATCCATCGTGGCTGCGCTCGGGGAAGAAGAAGGAGGAGCAGTATGA
- a CDS encoding FxsA family protein yields the protein MIRNKWLWAGLFAVPAVELFGFIYVSSFLGAPKTLLIMLATSVIGFLMMQFEGKKVLQDSRTHMQEGRVPGRTMLDGLCIFFGGLLLILPGFVTDLIGFTLVFPLTRPLYRVFLLKWIEKKMKNGTFTFYRR from the coding sequence ATGATCAGGAACAAATGGCTGTGGGCGGGGTTATTCGCCGTCCCGGCCGTGGAATTATTCGGCTTCATCTATGTCTCAAGTTTTCTGGGAGCACCCAAGACGCTGCTGATCATGCTGGCCACTTCGGTTATCGGGTTTCTAATGATGCAGTTTGAGGGCAAGAAGGTGCTGCAGGACAGCAGGACACATATGCAGGAGGGCCGGGTGCCCGGGCGGACGATGCTGGACGGCTTATGTATTTTTTTTGGCGGACTGCTGCTGATTCTGCCGGGCTTCGTGACGGATCTGATCGGCTTCACGCTGGTGTTTCCGCTGACGCGTCCGCTGTACCGGGTCTTCCTGCTGAAATGGATCGAGAAGAAGATGAAGAACGGCACATTCACCTTCTACCGGAGGTAG
- the ytvI gene encoding sporulation integral membrane protein YtvI, protein MDTLVLKRLLRGLWVVLAAAAVLLAIYVLLPLLYPLLLAWLLAYVMHPLVQMLKGLKLPGWLAVSLSLLFYIGGTALVLTALITRLVKELIGLLQTFDLHTDQWRGLLQSLSSNASIQNIINQINQFYHDNPGYHATIDSNINRTTETVGQAVTQMITGFFNMILKLISSLPSLGTILIVIVLAAFFLSTGWDRHTAKLQSLLPASMLRPVSEIWMDLRKALFGYLRAQLVLISVTAVIVIAGLLLLGVRSAFAIGLTIGIVDLIPYLGVGIVLLPWALYSYMTGNIGLAIGLLVLYAIILVTRQVLEPKVLASSIGIDPLAMLIGMFAGLQLLGMIGLILGPVLLVILDAFTRAGVFRALRSYILSGRLH, encoded by the coding sequence ATCGATACACTTGTACTCAAAAGACTGCTGCGCGGCCTATGGGTCGTGCTTGCCGCCGCTGCCGTTCTGCTGGCCATCTATGTATTGCTGCCGCTCCTGTATCCTCTCCTGCTCGCCTGGCTGCTCGCTTATGTGATGCACCCGCTGGTACAGATGCTTAAGGGGCTGAAGCTGCCCGGGTGGCTGGCCGTCTCTCTCTCGCTGCTGTTCTATATCGGGGGCACCGCCCTGGTGCTGACCGCCCTGATTACCCGGCTGGTGAAGGAGCTGATCGGGCTGCTCCAGACCTTCGACCTCCATACGGATCAATGGCGGGGGCTGCTGCAATCGCTGAGCAGCAATGCCAGCATTCAGAATATTATTAACCAGATCAACCAGTTTTACCACGATAATCCCGGATATCATGCCACGATCGACAGCAATATCAACCGGACCACTGAGACGGTCGGCCAGGCTGTGACCCAGATGATCACCGGATTCTTCAATATGATCCTGAAGCTGATCTCCTCGCTGCCCAGCCTTGGCACCATTCTGATCGTCATCGTGCTCGCCGCCTTCTTCCTCAGCACCGGCTGGGACCGGCATACTGCCAAGCTGCAGTCACTGCTCCCTGCGTCGATGCTCAGACCCGTCTCGGAGATCTGGATGGATCTGCGCAAGGCGCTGTTCGGCTATCTCCGCGCCCAGCTGGTGCTGATCTCCGTCACCGCAGTTATTGTGATTGCCGGCCTGCTGCTGCTCGGCGTGCGCTCGGCCTTCGCCATCGGCCTGACCATCGGCATCGTCGACCTCATCCCTTACTTGGGCGTCGGCATCGTCCTCCTGCCTTGGGCTCTCTATTCCTACATGACGGGGAATATCGGACTGGCCATCGGCCTGCTGGTGCTGTACGCCATCATTCTGGTCACCCGCCAGGTGCTGGAGCCCAAGGTGCTGGCCAGCAGCATCGGCATCGATCCGCTCGCCATGCTGATCGGCATGTTCGCCGGACTCCAGCTGCTCGGGATGATCGGCCTGATTCTCGGCCCGGTGCTGCTCGTCATCCTGGATGCCTTCACCCGCGCCGGGGTCTTCCGCGCCCTGCGCAGCTATATTCTCAGCGGCAGGCTGCATTAG